The Rhodovastum atsumiense genome includes the window ATTTCAGTTTTGGATCATTGGCCTGAAGATATTTCGGAAGGTCTGGACGAACATTGCGGGTGTTCGCAGCCTCCTTTTCAATGGCTGGCATATCCTTGAGAAAATCAGCCAGAAGCCGAGCATAAGTTGATCTTTGAGCCGCCGGCCCAGAGAGCGCCCTGATCTGCGCCTCAATGCCGTGGACGCCGGCTTTCTCCATCCTCTCCTGGGCTTTACGAACCCATTCGAGCGTATTGGAGAACATCATTTCCTTGTCGTAGACGCCTTCCGTCGTGACCTGCTCGCGTGTCCGCTTGGAGCGCCCCGTTTTCGGGTCTACTACTACCTTTGTATGCGGGTCTTGCTTCGCGAGGCCGATCTTCGCAAGCGCATCATAGGTCTTGGCGGTCATACGCTCGCCTTCGACCACCTGGAACATGGACATCATCGCGGTGCCGAACCGCGAGCCACCCATGACCTGGATCATGGCCGGGGCGATTTCCCAAAGGAACTCGTCCGACATCATCATCCCTGGGACAGCGCCCATCTTGGCAAACGCCAGGATCTCGGCGGGATCAACGCGGCCACCAGTCGCCACATCGACGCGGGCGATATTGCTGAGCAGCTTGTTTAGGTTCTGCGGGTGGAACTCGACACGCTTCTTGCCCGTCTTCGGGTCCGTCACCTCATCGGTTAGCTTGCCGAGGATCTCAAGCGCCTTGGCCGCAGCGTAAACTGGCTCATCCCGGCCAGTGCGCGTCTTCTGAACGGTGTTCAGCACCGTAGACAGCTCAGCGAACGCCGGGAGCATCAGCATGGCTTCGCCGATGTCGCCGGTGACCGTCTTCAGATCGATCAGTGCCCCCATATTCCCGGCGAGCGTCGATCCGGGGGCCTTCTGCGTGGCAAAATATGCGACGTTCAGGGCTGCCTTGAGCGCGTCCGGGTGCAACCGCTTGTCCGTGCCGAGAATGGCCTGCAGGTGCGCCACATCAGCGCCTTGCTCCAGGGCCGACCGCAGCCCGGCCATGATGCCGCCCCCGGCCATCCCCGCCGCAATGCCAGCGTGCAGGTAGTCGTATTCACCAACCCTTGGAACCTTCCATCCCGGGCTGAAACGCGGATTGAGCGGAATGCCACCTGGCCCCGGCAACGCCAATGGCGGCGTGCCCCCTGGGGGGATCGCGCCTCCTCCGCCGAACCGAGCGAAAATGCCCCCAGCCGCGGCCCCTGCCAATGCCCCACCAGCAAGCGGCACCAGTGCGCCCCCGGAAGATGGTGGAGAAGCGCCCCCTGCCCCTGCAGCCCCACCGGCGTAACCGCCGGCGCCAGGCATCGGCATCGCGGAACCGGCGCGACGCG containing:
- a CDS encoding phage tail tape measure protein, which codes for MSMVEAYRVGITLLLDSNVPREVGVLSRAFTELDRIIKRTQISVNELAAGMRGLNRVGQSAAAAWSQAAAAMERAANAARRAGSAMPMPGAGGYAGGAAGAGGASPPSSGGALVPLAGGALAGAAAGGIFARFGGGGAIPPGGTPPLALPGPGGIPLNPRFSPGWKVPRVGEYDYLHAGIAAGMAGGGIMAGLRSALEQGADVAHLQAILGTDKRLHPDALKAALNVAYFATQKAPGSTLAGNMGALIDLKTVTGDIGEAMLMLPAFAELSTVLNTVQKTRTGRDEPVYAAAKALEILGKLTDEVTDPKTGKKRVEFHPQNLNKLLSNIARVDVATGGRVDPAEILAFAKMGAVPGMMMSDEFLWEIAPAMIQVMGGSRFGTAMMSMFQVVEGERMTAKTYDALAKIGLAKQDPHTKVVVDPKTGRSKRTREQVTTEGVYDKEMMFSNTLEWVRKAQERMEKAGVHGIEAQIRALSGPAAQRSTYARLLADFLKDMPAIEKEAANTRNVRPDLPKYLQANDPKLKFAAFQASLEKFLAMLGGPLMDPAIKMLDSLTDKLNKIADWEKEHPRLTELAGTGGGYLGAGLLGLMGLSIGSFFLRPGARVLGKMASLAAPGLFAGGAATTGAAGAAAAIPQLALVGGTAWGIGSALDWGREKLEEAIWGKTYVELRKKLEAERAERAKREIGNIGSWIFGNGSVGGIGRLLFGEATPAHAATQGPVPVTVVRSGGVGETQEAIPVKVAPDSADALSRQVAEAVKHGLEGVGVYLDGREVGRIVARAIADNMNRAPSGPASPDIRINPWGGQ